The following are encoded in a window of Acidimicrobiales bacterium genomic DNA:
- a CDS encoding glucosyl-3-phosphoglycerate synthase has product AGATTVSVCLPARDEEATVGDIVAAVVADLVERHPLVDEVLVVDDGSTDATAEVARRAGATVVAADQVLPEVGPGTGKGEALWKSLAASSGELVVWCDADLTDFDTGFVTGLLGPLLTDPTVAFTKATYERAEVDGVGGGRVTELAARPLIALVAPELSAFDQPLAGEYAGRRSVLERLPFEQGYGVELGLLLDLLATVGLEGMAQVDLGVRRHRNRPLHELSPQALAVMRAVLRRVGATGTVDDPVLRVPGHDHVVVDDRTRPPLVDVAGYRRRAS; this is encoded by the coding sequence GCGGGCGCCACCACCGTGTCGGTGTGCCTCCCCGCCCGCGACGAGGAGGCCACCGTCGGCGACATCGTGGCCGCCGTGGTCGCCGACCTCGTCGAGCGCCACCCCCTCGTCGACGAGGTGCTGGTCGTCGACGACGGCTCCACCGACGCCACCGCCGAGGTGGCGCGCCGTGCCGGTGCCACGGTCGTGGCTGCCGACCAGGTGCTCCCCGAGGTCGGGCCGGGCACCGGGAAGGGTGAGGCCCTCTGGAAGTCGCTGGCCGCCAGCTCGGGCGAGCTCGTCGTGTGGTGCGACGCCGACCTCACCGACTTCGACACCGGGTTCGTCACCGGCCTGCTCGGGCCGCTGCTCACCGACCCGACCGTCGCCTTCACCAAGGCCACCTACGAGCGGGCCGAGGTCGACGGCGTCGGCGGCGGACGGGTCACCGAGCTCGCGGCCCGCCCCCTCATCGCCCTGGTGGCACCGGAGCTGTCGGCCTTCGACCAGCCGCTGGCCGGCGAGTACGCGGGCCGGCGGTCGGTGCTCGAGCGGTTGCCCTTCGAGCAGGGCTACGGGGTCGAGCTCGGCCTGCTGCTCGACCTCCTCGCGACCGTCGGGCTCGAGGGCATGGCCCAGGTCGACCTCGGCGTCCGCCGGCACCGCAACCGCCCGCTCCACGAGCTGTCACCACAGGCGCTTGCGGTGATGCGGGCAGTCCTCCGCCGGGTGGGCGCCACCGGCACCGTCGACGACCCCGTGCTCCGCGTCCCCGGCCACGACCACGTGGTGGTCGACGACCGCACCCGCCCACCGCTCGTCGACGTCGCCGGCTACCGACGGCGGGCCTCCTGA
- a CDS encoding DUF3263 domain-containing protein, whose translation MELSDRDRAILEFERSWWSLPGSKESAIRERFDLSATRYYEIVHDLLESPAAMAFDPLVVRRLRRLRDRRRRARYEGRSADGPRAR comes from the coding sequence ATGGAGCTGTCAGATCGCGACCGGGCGATCCTCGAGTTCGAGCGGAGCTGGTGGAGCCTGCCGGGCTCCAAGGAGTCGGCGATCCGCGAACGGTTCGACCTCTCGGCCACCCGCTACTACGAGATCGTGCACGACCTGCTGGAGTCGCCGGCCGCCATGGCCTTCGACCCGCTGGTCGTCCGACGCCTGCGCCGGCTGCGTGATCGGCGACGCCGGGCCCGGTACGAGGGTCGCTCCGCCGACGGCCCGCGGGCGCGGTGA
- a CDS encoding glycerate kinase, which produces MHLVAAPDKLRGTATAADVAAAIGRGARSAGWTCDAAPVADGGEGTLEALGGANRVTTVTGPLGDPVEAAWRYAGSLAVVEMARCSGLDLVGGPEGNDPMAAATHGTGELIGAAIDAGCRRVIVGVGGSASTDGGLGALRALEPLARMRAVELVVACDVRTRFVDAARVFAPQKGATPAQVELLHRRLQRLAQVYEESYGVDVRDLVGAGAAGGLAGGLVAAGARLVAGFDVVADELELHDRIDGADLVVTAEGFLDEQSFEGKVVGGVAELAVSSGVPVLAVVGELLEGVEVPEGMTVVSLVERFGEGRARTETEVCIEAVVAAHLEGAAPPDRARG; this is translated from the coding sequence ATGCACCTCGTGGCCGCCCCCGACAAGCTGCGCGGCACGGCGACCGCTGCCGACGTCGCCGCCGCGATCGGACGTGGCGCCCGGTCGGCCGGCTGGACCTGTGACGCTGCACCGGTCGCCGACGGCGGCGAGGGCACCCTCGAGGCCCTCGGTGGCGCCAACCGGGTCACCACCGTCACCGGGCCGCTCGGTGACCCGGTCGAGGCCGCCTGGCGCTACGCAGGGTCGCTGGCGGTGGTCGAGATGGCCCGATGCTCGGGCCTCGACCTGGTGGGCGGGCCGGAGGGCAACGACCCCATGGCCGCCGCGACGCACGGCACGGGGGAGCTGATCGGCGCCGCCATCGACGCCGGCTGCAGGCGGGTCATCGTCGGCGTCGGCGGGTCGGCGTCGACCGACGGTGGCCTCGGCGCGCTGCGGGCTCTCGAGCCCCTCGCCCGGATGCGCGCTGTCGAGCTGGTGGTGGCCTGCGACGTGCGCACCCGCTTCGTCGATGCTGCACGGGTGTTCGCACCGCAGAAGGGCGCCACGCCCGCCCAGGTGGAGCTGCTCCACCGCCGGTTGCAGCGCCTGGCCCAGGTCTACGAGGAGAGCTATGGCGTCGACGTGCGCGACCTGGTGGGTGCGGGCGCCGCGGGCGGCCTGGCCGGCGGTCTCGTCGCAGCCGGAGCGCGGCTCGTGGCCGGCTTCGACGTGGTGGCCGACGAGCTCGAGCTGCACGATCGGATCGACGGCGCCGACCTGGTCGTCACGGCCGAGGGCTTCCTCGACGAGCAGTCCTTCGAGGGCAAGGTGGTGGGCGGGGTCGCCGAGCTGGCGGTGTCGTCGGGCGTCCCGGTCCTCGCCGTGGTGGGTGAGCTGCTGGAGGGCGTCGAGGTGCCCGAGGGGATGACCGTGGTCTCGCTTGTCGAGCGATTCGGCGAAGGGCGGGCCCGGACCGAGACCGAGGTGTGCATCGAAGCAGTGGTGGCCGCCCACCTCGAGGGCGCCGCCCCGCCGGACCGGGCCCGAGGCTGA
- the otsB gene encoding trehalose-phosphatase produces MAVVPALQPFVDAPGSAAVLTDFDGTLAPIVDDPAAARPLDGVVEVLARLQERFAVAGVVSGRPVAYLLDHLGGGLWLSGLYGLERVEGGRRIEAAEAGAWRPVVDEAAARAGEALPVTVEHKGLSLTLHFRTMPDEEAGVRAWASAEATRTGLVVRQAKASVELHPPVEADKGTVVRAAAAGMAAVCFLGDDVGDLPAFDALDDLASGGVHTVRIAVRTTEAPSEMLARADLVVDGPGGALALLRSLLE; encoded by the coding sequence GTGGCCGTCGTCCCCGCCCTGCAGCCATTCGTCGACGCGCCGGGGAGCGCCGCGGTGCTCACGGACTTCGACGGGACCCTCGCGCCCATCGTCGACGACCCCGCCGCCGCCCGTCCCCTCGACGGCGTGGTCGAGGTCCTCGCCCGCCTGCAGGAGCGCTTCGCGGTGGCCGGCGTCGTGTCGGGACGGCCCGTCGCCTACCTGCTCGACCACCTCGGTGGGGGCCTCTGGCTGTCGGGCCTCTACGGCCTCGAGCGGGTGGAGGGCGGCCGGCGGATCGAGGCGGCGGAGGCGGGTGCATGGCGTCCGGTGGTCGACGAGGCCGCCGCCCGGGCGGGGGAGGCGCTGCCCGTCACCGTCGAGCACAAGGGCCTCTCGCTCACCCTGCACTTCCGCACCATGCCCGACGAGGAAGCCGGGGTCCGGGCGTGGGCGTCCGCCGAGGCCACCCGCACCGGCCTGGTCGTCCGGCAGGCCAAGGCATCGGTCGAGCTCCACCCACCGGTGGAGGCCGACAAGGGGACCGTGGTGCGCGCCGCGGCCGCCGGCATGGCGGCGGTGTGCTTCCTCGGCGACGACGTGGGCGACCTGCCGGCATTCGATGCCCTCGACGACTTGGCGAGCGGGGGCGTCCACACCGTCCGCATCGCCGTGCGCACCACCGAGGCACCCAGCGAGATGCTCGCCCGCGCCGACCTCGTCGTCGACGGTCCCGGAGGAGCCCTCGCCCTCCTCCGATCGCTCCTGGAGTGA
- a CDS encoding trehalose-6-phosphate synthase, producing the protein MNAPTPPVVIVSNRGPVSFALDDGGGLVTRRAGGGLATALGAAVAGTGATWIAAALSEADRVAAAEGTVDAEGFRLRSLVVDEDRYRAYYDVVSNATLWFLHHGLWDSPRRPRFDRRWREAWTAYREVNHAFADAVADEAADGATVLVHDYHLSLVGARLAERRPDLATVHFNHTPFCGADAIRALPDGVAEELLLGLAGHAACGFHNQRWASAFEACCEEVLGSVPTRTFVAPAAADPDDIGGVAGGDACARALAELDEQVGDRALIVRVDRIELSKNLLRGFHAFDDLLREHPEWRERVVFAAFVYPSREGLPEYLAYRQEVEGLIRAINERWSTPGWIPVLYDPEDDFPRSVAALRRYDVLLVNPVRDGLNLVAKEGPLVNEHHGVLALSRESGVWAEMAGAALGLNPFDVAGTSDVLHEALTMTAGQRRDHAAAVRAVAAAGTPADWYARQLDEGAHGA; encoded by the coding sequence GTGAATGCCCCCACGCCCCCCGTCGTCATCGTCTCCAACCGTGGCCCGGTGTCGTTCGCGCTCGACGACGGCGGCGGGCTCGTCACCCGCAGGGCCGGCGGCGGCCTCGCCACGGCGCTGGGCGCGGCGGTGGCCGGAACCGGCGCGACCTGGATCGCCGCCGCCCTGAGCGAGGCCGACCGCGTGGCCGCCGCCGAGGGGACGGTCGATGCCGAGGGGTTCCGCCTGCGGTCGCTGGTGGTCGATGAGGACCGATACCGCGCCTACTACGACGTCGTCTCCAACGCCACGCTCTGGTTCCTCCACCACGGCCTCTGGGACAGCCCCCGACGCCCCCGCTTCGACCGTCGGTGGCGGGAGGCGTGGACGGCCTACCGCGAGGTCAACCACGCCTTCGCCGACGCCGTGGCCGACGAGGCGGCCGACGGCGCGACCGTGCTCGTCCACGACTACCACCTCTCCCTCGTCGGTGCCCGCCTCGCCGAGCGCCGTCCCGACCTCGCCACCGTGCACTTCAACCACACGCCCTTCTGCGGCGCCGACGCCATCCGCGCCCTGCCCGACGGGGTGGCCGAGGAGCTGCTGCTCGGCCTCGCCGGGCACGCCGCCTGTGGCTTCCACAACCAGCGCTGGGCCTCGGCGTTCGAGGCGTGCTGCGAGGAGGTGCTCGGCTCGGTGCCCACCCGCACCTTCGTCGCCCCCGCGGCGGCCGACCCGGACGACATCGGTGGGGTGGCCGGCGGGGACGCCTGTGCCCGGGCCCTCGCCGAGCTCGACGAGCAGGTGGGCGACCGCGCGCTCATCGTGCGCGTCGACCGGATCGAGCTCTCGAAGAACCTCCTCCGGGGCTTCCACGCCTTCGATGACCTCCTCCGGGAGCACCCCGAGTGGCGTGAGCGCGTGGTCTTCGCCGCCTTCGTCTACCCCTCCCGGGAGGGCCTGCCCGAGTACCTCGCCTACCGTCAGGAGGTCGAGGGCCTGATCCGCGCCATCAACGAGCGCTGGTCGACGCCGGGCTGGATCCCGGTGCTGTACGACCCGGAGGACGACTTCCCCCGCTCCGTCGCCGCCCTGCGCCGATACGACGTGTTGCTGGTCAACCCCGTGCGCGACGGGCTCAACCTCGTGGCCAAGGAGGGCCCGCTGGTGAACGAGCACCACGGCGTGCTGGCGCTGTCCCGCGAGTCGGGGGTGTGGGCGGAGATGGCGGGCGCCGCCCTCGGCCTCAACCCCTTCGACGTGGCCGGCACGTCCGACGTGCTCCACGAGGCGCTCACCATGACCGCCGGGCAGCGGCGCGACCACGCCGCCGCCGTGCGCGCCGTGGCCGCTGCAGGCACCCCCGCCGACTGGTACGCCCGGCAGCTCGACGAGGGGGCTCACGGGGCCTGA
- a CDS encoding LytR C-terminal domain-containing protein, which produces MRGIALIAVAVVLGVVLLQATDAPSPFEATTRETTTTTTTVDDADDDDTTTTAASGLAEPRDPGTYSVLVANGSGVPGVAARFTTQVEEGGFQTSEPSNAARTPTSTVYYNEGFEAEAKAVAALFTPVPEVAPLDLDPLPVDELRGASVVMVIGPDLATAE; this is translated from the coding sequence ATGCGCGGGATCGCCCTCATCGCCGTGGCGGTGGTGCTCGGCGTCGTCCTGCTCCAGGCGACCGACGCCCCGTCGCCGTTCGAGGCGACCACCCGGGAGACGACCACGACGACCACGACCGTCGACGACGCTGACGACGACGACACCACCACCACCGCCGCGTCCGGCCTGGCCGAGCCTCGCGACCCCGGCACGTACTCGGTGCTGGTCGCCAACGGCTCCGGCGTGCCCGGTGTGGCGGCACGCTTCACCACCCAGGTCGAGGAGGGCGGCTTCCAGACGTCAGAGCCCTCCAACGCCGCCCGCACGCCGACGTCGACCGTGTACTACAACGAGGGCTTCGAGGCTGAGGCCAAAGCGGTGGCGGCGTTGTTCACCCCCGTGCCCGAAGTCGCCCCGCTCGACCTCGACCCGCTCCCGGTCGACGAACTGCGCGGCGCCAGCGTGGTCATGGTCATCGGCCCCGACCTCGCCACCGCCGAGTAG
- a CDS encoding AI-2E family transporter: MGEEQRRSGEDGIRRAGQAAWALMGIVAVLAVAAFLAYQVRIIWAPLIFAGAIVFILNPVVSLLQRRGVPRLMGVAIAYLAFFSLIGLAAVAVAPIAVEQADELADDWPEIRSDVERWVNDRAAESEDWFISLPSIGEIEDEVRSGSDATLGDRIEAARDVGVRVFSLLLILVLGPVLAFYLLVDLPRLRVVAVNLIPPAKQAEVLHVGRRLSRAIGGFFRGQLVVATIVGVLVSIGLAVLDLPFWLLVGMIAGFSNIVPLIGPFVGAVPALVIALTTRDMGTALWVIGIMVVVQQLESQVISPLVMNRAVKLQPAVVLLALVAGGSLMGFAGLLLAVPAVAVIKILAGHLWHTYVLGEPFEVFAKRVDTDEDDPGVGIVRDVTRVDLDGAETPVPADEPPVEKTPGEGQEARRR, translated from the coding sequence GTGGGGGAGGAGCAGCGCCGGTCCGGTGAGGACGGCATCCGTCGGGCGGGCCAGGCGGCGTGGGCGCTCATGGGCATCGTCGCTGTCCTCGCCGTGGCCGCCTTCCTCGCCTACCAGGTGCGGATCATCTGGGCCCCCCTGATCTTCGCCGGAGCCATCGTCTTCATCCTGAACCCGGTCGTCTCGTTGCTCCAGCGGCGGGGGGTCCCCCGCCTGATGGGGGTGGCGATCGCCTACCTCGCCTTCTTCTCACTGATCGGGCTGGCGGCCGTCGCCGTCGCCCCGATCGCCGTGGAGCAGGCCGACGAGCTGGCCGACGACTGGCCCGAGATCCGCTCGGACGTCGAGCGCTGGGTCAACGACCGGGCCGCCGAGAGCGAGGACTGGTTCATCTCGCTCCCCAGCATCGGGGAGATCGAGGACGAGGTCCGCTCGGGCAGCGACGCGACGCTCGGCGACCGCATCGAGGCGGCGCGCGACGTCGGGGTCCGGGTCTTCAGCCTGCTGCTCATCCTGGTGCTCGGACCGGTCCTGGCCTTCTACCTCCTCGTCGACCTCCCTCGGCTGCGGGTGGTGGCGGTCAACCTCATCCCTCCCGCCAAGCAGGCGGAGGTCCTTCACGTCGGGCGGCGCCTCAGCCGGGCGATCGGGGGGTTCTTCCGCGGCCAGCTCGTGGTGGCGACGATCGTGGGCGTGCTCGTGTCGATCGGGCTCGCCGTCCTCGACCTGCCCTTCTGGCTCCTGGTCGGGATGATCGCCGGGTTCTCCAACATCGTGCCGCTCATCGGCCCCTTCGTCGGGGCCGTGCCCGCGCTGGTGATCGCCCTCACCACCCGTGACATGGGTACCGCCCTCTGGGTGATCGGGATCATGGTGGTCGTCCAGCAGCTGGAGTCGCAGGTGATCAGCCCGCTGGTGATGAACCGAGCGGTGAAGCTGCAGCCCGCCGTGGTGCTCCTCGCACTCGTCGCCGGCGGCTCCCTCATGGGCTTCGCCGGTCTCCTCCTCGCCGTGCCCGCCGTCGCGGTCATCAAGATCCTTGCCGGCCACCTCTGGCACACCTACGTCCTCGGGGAGCCCTTCGAGGTCTTCGCCAAACGGGTCGACACCGACGAGGACGACCCGGGCGTCGGGATCGTCCGTGACGTCACCCGTGTCGACCTCGATGGCGCCGAGACCCCGGTGCCCGCCGACGAGCCCCCCGTCGAGAAGACCCCGGGCGAGGGTCAGGAGGCCCGCCGTCGGTAG